From the genome of Petrotoga sibirica DSM 13575:
CACTGAGAGACCTTTCGGATTAAATATATTAAACTCCATTATAGTAGCTGGAGCCACAACAATTTTCTCTCTAATTGTTGGTTCTTTTGCAGCGTACGCAATAGCGCGCTTAAAGATTCCCGGGAAAGGCCCTTTGATGCTATTAATACTTTCGGTAAGTATGTTCCCCCAAGTTTCCATATTGGGTGGTCTCTTTCAGTTGCTCAGAAATTTGGGATTGATAAACACTTATCCGGGATTGATAATCCCATATATTGCCTTGAATCTACCTTTAACAACGTGGATACTGCAAAATTTCTTCAGAGAGCTTCCTAAAGAGATAGAAGAATCTGCTTATATAGACGGATGTTCAAAATTCGAAACTCTGTGGAGAATCGTTTTACCTCTTTCCGCTCCTGGTTTGGTCACGACTGGTTTGTTGGCTTTTATTCTGGCTTGGAATGAATTCTTATTTGCTTTAACTTTTATGCAGACCCCTGAAAAATACACAGTTCCAGTTGCAATTGCTATGTTTACAGGTAGAACCTTCTACGAAGTTCCTTGGGGACAACTTATGGCTGCATCAGTAATAGTTACAATGCCTTTGGTTATTTTGGTTTTAGTGTTCCAAAACAGGATAGTTCAAGGTTTAACAGCTGGAAGCGTAAAAGGATGATGTAGATGAAAATTTTGTTCGGTACAGATGGCATAAGAGAGGTTGTTAATGAAAAGTTGACCGTTGACTTAGCGATGAAACTTGGAAATGCACTTGCTAATTTTTTCGGTTTGGAGTATAAAAAATTGTACATTGCAAGAGATACACGAAATTCGGGAAAGGTATTGGAAATGGCTTTAGCTTCTGGGGCACTTGCAGGTGGAATGGATGTAGAATTATGTGGAATCCTAACCACACCAGGATTAGCGTATATAACTAAGCAAGAAAAGTCTATTGGCGTTGTCATCTCTGCTTCTCACAACCCTCCAATGTACAACGGGTTAAAAGTTTTTTGTGAAGGATTTAAAATTTCAGATGAAACAGAAGAAAAGTTAGAAGAAATAATTTTGAAAGGTTCACTTAAATACAGTGATTATAAAGATATTGGAAGATACATAGAAGATTCCTCAAAAAAAGAATATGTTGATTACGTAGTTTCTTTGTACAGAGAAAAAATACAATGTAATGATTTAAAAATTGCTGTTGATGTAGGTAACGGTGCCGCTGGAGCTATAATAGACGACATTTTTGGTCAACTAAGTTTGAGCTATACTGTATACCAAAATGCTCCAGATGGTTTCAATATCAATGAAAACTGTGGTTCTACCTCACCTCAAACTCTTTCTAAAATCGTCAAGGAAGAAAAGTATGATCTTGGAATCTTGTTCGATGGGGATGCTGATAGATGCCTTTTTATCGACCGCTACGGTAATCTCGTAGATGGTGATGTATTAATGGCTATCAACGCTTTAAAATTGAAGGCTCAAGAAAGGCTAAAAAACAAGATCGTCGTTGCGACCATTATGAGTAATTTAGGTTTGGAAGAGTATTTAAAGAAAAATGAAATAAATCTTCTACGTACAGACGTAGGAGACAAATACGTTTTGGAAAAAATGCTACAAGAATATGCTACAATCGGGGGCGAACAATCAGGACATATTATATTCCTTGATAGATCTACAACAGGAGACGGGATAATTACCGCTTTAGAGACTTTGGAAACGCTCAAATATTTCTCTAAATCGCTTGATGATTTTCTCCGAGAAATACCTAAACATCCTCAGCACCTGGAAAACATTACAGTGAAAGATAATTCAAAAATCATGAAAGACATTAGAATTGAAAATTTAACAAAAAAATATCAAAGTATCGAAGGATTCAGAGTTATAGTTAGACCTTCTGGAACTGAACCTAAAATAAGAATAATGACCGAAGGGTCCAATGAAGAAACAATTAAAACATGCATCAAAGAATTTAGGCATCTTATACAAAGCATTGATAACGAGTGAAATAGCATTTAAAAAAACGGGGCTTTTAAACTACACCCCGTTTTTTAATTGCTTATCTTTATTTTATCTATAGAAGAATTGAACTACATACCTCACATTATTTCTATAAACTATCAAGGCTACGTAGCTGTTCTTTTCTACTGATGAAGCTATTTTCTTCCAGTCATCTATGTTTTGTATATCATTGTACACTCCATTAACCGCTATCTCTGTAATAACATCACCCGTTCTTAGACCGATAGCATATGAATCGTCTTGTATTTCTTCAACAATAACTCCTAGAATACTATTTCTTATATTGTATTTTTGCCTATCTTCAGAAGTTATATTTCTAACAACGATTCCAAAATAAGCTTCCACAGCTTCAGGCATTTGGCTTCCCAAAGTTACATTAAAAGTAATCTTTTCTCCAAATCTATCCACAACAACTTCTACGGTAGTCCCCGCTGGATAAGTGGATATTAAAGAAGTTAAATCGTTTACATTTTCAATTTTTTTGCCATTCACTTCTACTATTACGTCATTCACCTTTATACCGGCTTTTTCTGCAGCTCCACCAGGTACCAAATCCTGTATATAGGCTCCTTTATCTACCTTTAATCCCAAAGATTTCTTCAATTCTTCTGTTATATTACTAATATATACACCTAAATAAGCTCTTTGGAAGGAACCGGTTTCCATAACAGAATCAGCGAATCTTTTTGCTATGTTAACAGGAATGGCAAATCCTATGTTCACACTTCCCAGTTGAGGATCTACTGCGATTGCGGTGTTAATTCCTATGACTTCTCCATGTATGTTCAGCAAAGGACCTCCACTGTTACCAGGATTAATTGTTGCATCAGTCTGTATTAAACCCACATAGTTACTATTTCCACGTGGTTTTGGAATACTTCTATTGGTTGCACTTATAACCCCCACTGTAACGGTATTTTGTAAACCCAATGGATTACCTATAGCTATTGCATCTTCTCCAATCTTAATTTTATCAGAGTCACCTAATGGTAGTGTTGGTAAATCTTCGTCAGCGTTTATCTTAATTATTGCTAAATCCAGATCTTTATCTCCGCCTACCAACTCAGCATCATAGTTCTTTCCATTCGGCAAGGATACAGATATCTCCTTTGCACTTTCTATCACATGGTAGTTTGTCAATATATAACCTCTTTTATCGAAAATAAAGCCAGAACCCACGCCTTTAGTTTGATACTCAGGCATTTCTTGACCAAAAAATCTTTTAAAAAATTCTCTAAAGTAGGGATCTATTGGAACCGCAGCTGAACGAATAGATTCAATATTTACAACAGCTGGGGCAGCCTCTTCAACCACTTTAACTACTGGACTTACGTAACCTTCATTCACAATTGCAAATGAAGATATAGAAAGCATAAATACCGCTAAAATGAACAAGATAGATTTTTTCATACTAGCACCTCCAATTATTTTATTCACTTAAATATAAGCTAACTTTCTTAAAAGAAACTTAAAAGCTTCAATATTTAAGGGTGCTTCTTCTTATTGCTTTCTACTACCTGGTTTTACTAATTCTAAACCTTGGAAACATAATGGACATTTTTCTAGTGAGTAGGTAGCAGCTTTTATATTAACCAGAGATATGATTTCTCTGCTTTCTAATACTTTTTTGGAAGACCTGTTAACGATGCAAGCAATTGAAGTTACAACCCCTCCACTACTTTCAACCAATTTTGTAACTTCCAAAGTGGATTTCCCAGTTGTTATTACATCTTCTACTATTAGTATTTTGCTATTGTTAATGATAACCTGGTCTCTACGTAAACTCATGTTCCCTTTTTCATCTCTCTCAGTGAATAAAAACGGAACTTTTAAAGCTCTTGCGACTTCGTATCCTATGATAATTCCACCTAACGCAGGAGAAACAACGTAGTCTACTTTTACTTTTATTTTTTTGGCAATTAATTTGCCAAAAAATTCTGCATACTCCGGATATTTAAGACCTTTTGCGCATTGTATATATGTGTCTGAATGTAATCCAGATGATAATAAAAAGTGCCCCGTTAAAAAGGCCCCAGTGTCTTTTAGTATTTCTAATACTTTAGTTTCATCGTATGTTGTATTATCGATCATTAACCTTTTTACCTCCTAATTTCTCTATTTTATATACTCTAAAACTCATGTTAGCGCCCCTTCGCCCCGCTCCCCATCCATTTTTTATTTCTAAAGGGTTTATCTTTATTTTAAAAATTCGAAAATCTTATCATAAAATTTATTTTTATTGTAAATACATTCGAACAACTCATGTTTCCCTTTGGGGAAAGAAACTTTAGTTATGTTTGAATTCTTTATCTTT
Proteins encoded in this window:
- a CDS encoding carbohydrate ABC transporter permease; this translates as MRWGMRAKRNTQRTILYILVILMIIFYIFPFYWAIKSSFTADQYLFTKNITLRPQGFTFENYIKVFTERPFGLNILNSIIVAGATTIFSLIVGSFAAYAIARLKIPGKGPLMLLILSVSMFPQVSILGGLFQLLRNLGLINTYPGLIIPYIALNLPLTTWILQNFFRELPKEIEESAYIDGCSKFETLWRIVLPLSAPGLVTTGLLAFILAWNEFLFALTFMQTPEKYTVPVAIAMFTGRTFYEVPWGQLMAASVIVTMPLVILVLVFQNRIVQGLTAGSVKG
- a CDS encoding phosphoglucosamine mutase, producing the protein MKILFGTDGIREVVNEKLTVDLAMKLGNALANFFGLEYKKLYIARDTRNSGKVLEMALASGALAGGMDVELCGILTTPGLAYITKQEKSIGVVISASHNPPMYNGLKVFCEGFKISDETEEKLEEIILKGSLKYSDYKDIGRYIEDSSKKEYVDYVVSLYREKIQCNDLKIAVDVGNGAAGAIIDDIFGQLSLSYTVYQNAPDGFNINENCGSTSPQTLSKIVKEEKYDLGILFDGDADRCLFIDRYGNLVDGDVLMAINALKLKAQERLKNKIVVATIMSNLGLEEYLKKNEINLLRTDVGDKYVLEKMLQEYATIGGEQSGHIIFLDRSTTGDGIITALETLETLKYFSKSLDDFLREIPKHPQHLENITVKDNSKIMKDIRIENLTKKYQSIEGFRVIVRPSGTEPKIRIMTEGSNEETIKTCIKEFRHLIQSIDNE
- a CDS encoding Do family serine endopeptidase, which encodes MKKSILFILAVFMLSISSFAIVNEGYVSPVVKVVEEAAPAVVNIESIRSAAVPIDPYFREFFKRFFGQEMPEYQTKGVGSGFIFDKRGYILTNYHVIESAKEISVSLPNGKNYDAELVGGDKDLDLAIIKINADEDLPTLPLGDSDKIKIGEDAIAIGNPLGLQNTVTVGVISATNRSIPKPRGNSNYVGLIQTDATINPGNSGGPLLNIHGEVIGINTAIAVDPQLGSVNIGFAIPVNIAKRFADSVMETGSFQRAYLGVYISNITEELKKSLGLKVDKGAYIQDLVPGGAAEKAGIKVNDVIVEVNGKKIENVNDLTSLISTYPAGTTVEVVVDRFGEKITFNVTLGSQMPEAVEAYFGIVVRNITSEDRQKYNIRNSILGVIVEEIQDDSYAIGLRTGDVITEIAVNGVYNDIQNIDDWKKIASSVEKNSYVALIVYRNNVRYVVQFFYR
- the pyrE gene encoding orotate phosphoribosyltransferase is translated as MIDNTTYDETKVLEILKDTGAFLTGHFLLSSGLHSDTYIQCAKGLKYPEYAEFFGKLIAKKIKVKVDYVVSPALGGIIIGYEVARALKVPFLFTERDEKGNMSLRRDQVIINNSKILIVEDVITTGKSTLEVTKLVESSGGVVTSIACIVNRSSKKVLESREIISLVNIKAATYSLEKCPLCFQGLELVKPGSRKQ